A stretch of Fusarium poae strain DAOMC 252244 chromosome 2, whole genome shotgun sequence DNA encodes these proteins:
- a CDS encoding hypothetical protein (MEROPS:MER0017177), translating to MADKLGIHDPRVTWHTATVRHKSYHYMRADPENEPLATIFLLHGFPDLAFGWRYQIPCLQSQGYQVIAPDMLDFGRTNRPGRPCRQRQKIILGGHDWGAAVVWRTALWFPDLVQGIFSVGTPFIPPSQIYRSLDDVAQSEDMKNLRYQLQFRGTQIDEEITEETKVRQFLNAMFGGTGPHDEVGFDASTGIIFHNLSKLNRSHLLSDAELEYYVSRYFQNGKSKVEGPLRWYRTQAQNYLDELRLLLKPVKFSMPALFLAATHDETLPTNLTEEMDRYFESLTCKEIDGSRWILWESPAVVNEQILTWLKMMVV from the exons ATGGCTGATAAGCTTGGAATCCATGATCCTAGAGTAACATGGCACACAGCAACAGTTCGACACAAATCCTACCATTACATGAGGGCTGACCCGGAGAATGAGCCACTGGCGACAATTTTCCTTCTGCATGGGTTTCCTGATTTAGCTTTTGGCTGGCGGTATCAGATTCCTTGTTTGCAATCTCAAGGATATCAGGTCATCGCACCAGACATGCTAGACTTTGGTAGAACCAAC AGACCTGGCAGACCTTGTCGCCAAAGACAAAAGATCATCCTCGGTGGACACGACTGGGGCGCCGCGGTGGTTTGGCGTACAGCTCTGTGGTTTCCGGACCTGGTTCAGGGTATTTTCAGCGTCGGCACACCGTTCATCCCGCCTTCACAAATCTATCGTTCGCTGGATGACGTCGCGCAGAGTGAGGATATGAAGAACTTGAGATACCAACTGCAATTTCGGGGCACGCAGATCGACGAAGAGATAACAGAAGAAACAAAGGTCCGACAGTTTCTGAATGCCATGTTTGGCGGGACGGGCCCTCATGACGAAGTCGGCTTCGATGCATCGACGGGAATCATATTCCATAATTTATCCAAACTGAACCGATCCCATCTGTTGTCTGATGCCGAGCTGGAGTATTATGTCTCTCGTTATTTCCAGAATGGAAAATCTAAAGTGGAAGGGCCCCTTCGCTGGTATCGAACACAGGCACAAAATTATCTCGATGAGTTACGACTCTTATTGAAGCCCGTCAAATTCTCAATGCCAGCGCTATTTCTGGCTGCCACTCATGACGAAACTTTGCCGACGAACCTGACCGAGGAAATGGATCGATACTTCGAGAGCTTGACGTGTAAGGAGATAGATGGGTCTCGCTGGATATTATGGGAATCGCCTGCTGTTGTCAACGAACAGATACTAACGTGGCTGAAGATGATGGTGGTGTAG
- a CDS encoding hypothetical protein (SECRETED:SignalP(1-17)) has protein sequence MHQHWKTLLTLSTLASSSTVKDLPFDAHVILQQPRLPSVLGNNGTGPGLNIPTTRPHRSIDLSEIVPAQDSAGNHRCCPIGTVNDGTSCVFPQSSVCPEGTYLDGNNCISKKPPGCPEGLVYNGRNCIGPAPTCPPGSWFNGEACESDAGPGCIHGFKYDSGVCISLAGPACPPGFTLKNRLCTSSVPPRCPSPLKFEDGSCVGSKPPSCPPNTKLSDSNCIGKSPPSCPPGYIMENNVCTHKTKPDCPVGSYFDGSTCVSEKPPYCEPGFFNGKVCEDKPSCPPGFDLRGRVCSSESRATCQVGTYFSTDNTTGKSACCHKNFQFNGEKCYMVAEHEGDCPPGAHYDEGRCWVTPLKEPDCPTGGKFNGKVCIVQSVPDCRSGTYTNGKCLISEDPGCHDGSVFDGEKCVIEKRATCPPGSSISGKKCISSHPPTCEPGQILTGDYCTSEKRPECPDPSILVGRYCKYPDLPWCEDGTDRHGNDCTSPVTPDCPAGSSFNGKNCVSTTRPDCKPGYIFNGSTCVSEKDGPGCPKGMHFDGTNCVSKERPWCNDGSVFNGSVCVDQADPSCRPGLIFDGTSCVSKSPPRCEPGTSWNGSKCTSEKNPGCTPGMTYNSETETCDSDTKPECPTGTELRDDICVSIKPPKCPNGTTRKGSKCVSVDPPECPRGLAPSNGLCVSTKQPDCGEGTIFDGKRCVIGKTQECYTLHTCPLVGASGLSSQSAQPALAAQ, from the coding sequence ATGCATCAACATTGGAAGACTCTCCTCACGCTGTCAACTCTCGCATCGAGCAGTACGGTAAAGGATCTTCCATTCGATGCTCATGTCATCCTTCAGCAACCTCGTCTACCTTCCGTGCTTGGCAACAATGGTACTGGCCCAGGGCTCAACATCCCGACCACTCGCCCACACAGGTCCATCGATCTGAGTGAGATTGTCCCTGCGCAAGATTCGGCTGGCAACCATCGTTGCTGTCCCATTGGAACTGTCAACGACGGCACCAGCTGCGTTTTCCCTCAATCTTCAGTGTGCCCTGAAGGTACCTATCTTGATGGCAACAACTGCATCAGCAAGAAACCACCGGGTTGCCCAGAAGGTCTTGTTTACAATGGTCGAAACTGCATCGGCCCTGCGCCTACTTGTCCTCCTGGAAGCTGGTTCAATGGCGAAGCCTGTGAATCTGATGCTGGACCTGGATGTATTCATGGCTTCAAGTATGACAGCGGTGTTTGCATTTCCCTCGCTGGACCGGCATGCCCTCCTGGATTTACTCTCAAGAACCGGCTTTGTACTTCAAGTGTCCCGCCCCGGTGTCCCTCTCCTCTCAAATTTGAGGACGGGAGCTGTGTTGGTTCCAAGCCCCCGTCTTGCCCTCCCAACACAAAACTTTCGGACAGTAACTGCATTGGCAAATCTCCTCCGTCATGCCCTCCCGGGTACATCATGGAGAACAATGTTTGTACTCATAAGACCAAGCCGGACTGCCCTGTTGGATCCTACTTTGATGGTTCTACTTGTGTATCGGAGAAGCCCCCTTATTGTGAGCCCGGATTCTTCAATGGCAAGGTCTGTGAAGACAAACCGTCCTGCCCACCCGGCTTCGACTTGAGGGGGAGAGTGTGTTCTTCTGAAAGTAGGGCCACTTGTCAGGTTGGCACCTATTTCTCTACCGATAATACCACTGGAAAATCGGCTTGTTGTCACAAGAACTTCCAGTTCAACGGAGAGAAGTGTTACATGGTAGCTGAACACGAGGGTGACTGCCCTCCAGGAGCCCACTATGATGAGGGGCGGTGCTGGGTTACCCCTCTGAAGGAGCCCGATTGCCCCACCGGAGGCAAGTTCAACGGCAAGGTCTGTatcgttcagtctgtcccaGATTGCCGATCTGGGACATACACTAATGGAAAGTGTCTTATCTCTGAGGATCCCGGTTGCCACGATGGTTCTGTCTTTGACGGCGAAAAATGCGTTATTGAGAAGCGTGCGACTTGTCCTCCAGGCTCATCCATTAGTGGCAAGAAATGTATTTCGAGTCATCCTCCGACCTGCGAGCCTGGCCAAATCCTGACTGGAGATTACTGTACCTCGGAGAAGCGCCCTGAATGTCCTGATCCCTCAATACTTGTTGGTCGATACTGCAAGTATCCTGATCTTCCTTGGTGTGAGGATGGTACCGACCGCCACGGTAACGACTGCACATCTCCAGTGACACCAGATTGCCCGGCCGGAAGCTCTTTCAACGGCAAGAACTGTGTTTCGACTACTCGTCCTGATTGCAAGCCTGGATACATCTTCAATGGCTCCACCTGTGTTTCCGAGAAGGATGGTCCAGGCTGTCCAAAGGGCATGCACTTTGACGGCACCAACTGTGTGTCCAAGGAGCGTCCTTGGTGCAATGATGGTAGTGTGTTTAATGGAAGTGTTTGCGTTGACCAAGCCGATCCTTCATGCCGCCCCGGTCTCATCTTTGATGGCACCAGCTGCGTTTCCAAGTCCCCTCCTCGCTGTGAGCCTGGCACCAGCTGGAATGGAAGCAAGTGTACTTCAGAGAAAAACCCAGGTTGTACCCCCGGAATGACCTATAATTCCGAGACTGAGACCTGTGACTCCGATACCAAACCGGAGTGTCCTACGGGTACTGAGCTTAGAGACGATATTTGTGTCTCGATCAAGCCGCCTAAGTGCCCTAACGGAACGACTCGCAAGGGTAGCAAGTGTGTGTCTGTTGACCCGCCCGAGTGCCCTCGCGGTCTTGCTCCCAGCAATGGTCTTTGCGTCTCTACCAAGCAGCCTGATTGTGGTGAAGGTACTATCTTTGACGGCAAGCGGTGCGTTATTGGTAAGACCCAGGAATGTTATACCTTGCATACCTGTCCCCTTGTTGGTGCTTCTGGACTGTCTTCCCAGTCTGCCCAGCCTGCTCTAGCTGCTCAATAG